The Tolypothrix sp. NIES-4075 DNA segment CCCCGAAGGGGTTCTCGAAGAGTACCCGTAAGGGTCTTGGGGTTTCCACTCATTGGAGCATCTGCCGTCATGGGGCATTGGGCATTGGTTCTAGGTTTTGAACTATTGACTTTTGACTCCTAACTATTGACTCTTGACTTCTGGGGTAAAAGTAACTTCTTTGATAGTGCCAATATTTCCTAAAATTTTCGGTTCCTTTTTATTCGCAGTTACTAATACAGCACCTGCATTACCAGAGCGTATAGTTAACTGTTTTTTTGCTGTCCAGGTTTTTCGCTCTCCCTTTTCTAAATTTCCCTCAAATGTAGTCTTACCATCCTCTTTTACTTGTAACCATGATTTGTCTTGAAGTTCCAAGGTTACTTCAACTGTTGAATTTGTCTCACTATTTGGAGATGCTGTATTCTTTGGTGTAGATGCGATCGGTGAAGGTAATATTGTTGCTTTGGCTACTTTCGGGATAGGTGCTGTTTTTTGTTTGGCTACAATTGAGGAGTTTTGTTTCTGACTAACTGGCTGAGTTGGACGACGCGGATTGAGTATATAAAACAATCCAAAAGAAGCAGCTGCTAATAAGAGGATATATGGTACTGCCAGAGGTATGTATAGATTTGGTTTTTTCTCTACATTACTACTATCATTTTGCGAATCAAAAAGGAAAAAATTAATCGCAAAAGAGCGTGCTAAAGAAGTACCATCTAACCCTAAAATATCTCCATAGCGACGAATAAATCCTTGCACATAAATAGGTTCGGGCAAATCTTCAAATCGCCCTTCTTCTAAAGCTTCTAAAAAAGTTTGTCGAATCAAAGTTTTAGCAGCTATTTCTTCTACACGTATGGATTTTTCTTGTCGAACTTGCCCTAAATATGCACCTATTTCCTTGAGTTGCTCTTGTTGAGGCTCATTGAAAAGTGTCACAGCCTTCTCTTGATATCCACTCATTATTATTCTTAAAAAAAGAAACTACTTAAACAAATGTATACAATCTTACTTATATTGTAAACTTATTAAAAATAAGTTGCATTATAAGAAAATCATAATTTTAACATATTAATGCATCCAGTTAGACAATGACTATTGTATTTATAAATACCTTTTGAAATATAAAATAGCGTATATGAGAAGAAAAAAACGGAAACTTATAATACAAGTGTTATTCAAATTACTATTTTGGCTGGGAGTAGTTGCGGCGATCGCCTACTGTACTATTTGCTTATATCTTTATTTTCAGCAACCTCGGTTCATTTTCTTTCCTTCTTCTGTTATCGCAAAGACACCAGAATCTTTTGGGCTTCCTTACGAGGAAGTTTGGCTACCCGTACCAGCCAAATTTGGTAAGGTGGAACATATCCACGGTTGGTGGATAAAAGCAAACCAACTCAACCCTAAGGTGTTGCTGTATTTGCACGGTAATGGTATCAATATTGGAGCCAATGTAGCTCATGCTAAACGGTTTCATCAACTAGGATTTTCGGTCTTGCTAATTGATTATCGCGGTTATGGTCGCAGCGAAGGCAGTTTTCCTAACGAAATGCGGGTTTATCAAGATGCTGCTACAGCTTGGAATTACTTGGTGCAGCAGCGACAGATTCCCCAAAAAGAAATTTATATCTATGGGCATTCTCTAGGAGGAGCAATAGCCATTGATTTGGCAGTTAAACACCCAGACGCTGCCGGTTTGATTGTGGAAAACTCTTTTACCTCGATTCAGCAGTTAGTAACTGCCAGGAACATGTTTTCGGTGTTTCCCGTCAATTTAATTCTGACACAGCGGTTTGAATCGATTAAAAAAGTACCACGCTTGAAAATGCCAGTTTTATTCATTCACGGCACAGCCGATTCAACTATACCGCCTTTAGAAAGTGAAAATCTGTATGCTGCTGCACCAGCACCAAAAAAACTGATTTTGGTTCCCGGTGCAGAACATAACAACACAGCAGATGTTGCCGGCTTGCAATATCTGCGATGGGTGCAGTCTTTTGTCGAAAAAGTGCAAGCTCTTAAATAAGAGGGGGAATGGGGAATGGTGAGTCCAGCGCCGTGCTGCTTTGTTAAGCGCGTTGAGGCGACTGGCTCTAGAGTTGGGGGAATGGGGAATGGGTAATAAAAATAATTACCACGTTCCCAATTACCCTCCGGGTTCGCAGTTCCTTCAAGTCGGCATCCCCGCCCAACGGACTGCTCACCAATTACCCCTTCTCTATGCACGCGGCTGTGCTTCTCAGATGCAAAGACGCTACGCGAACAAGTCGCCAGACCCGCAATCGATCGCACTGGCTCACCAATTATCAATGCCCAATGCCCATTCTATCTTTAGATAGATACATATTTAACTTGAATTTAACAACTTTACTTAGAATAAATTTATGATTTCAAATTAGCAGTTCATCATAATACTTAAATTAAAGTAACAAGAAGAACAGGATTTTTCCATAAATACTTTCGTACTTAGATGCAATATTTAG contains these protein-coding regions:
- a CDS encoding helix-turn-helix domain-containing protein; the encoded protein is MSGYQEKAVTLFNEPQQEQLKEIGAYLGQVRQEKSIRVEEIAAKTLIRQTFLEALEEGRFEDLPEPIYVQGFIRRYGDILGLDGTSLARSFAINFFLFDSQNDSSNVEKKPNLYIPLAVPYILLLAAASFGLFYILNPRRPTQPVSQKQNSSIVAKQKTAPIPKVAKATILPSPIASTPKNTASPNSETNSTVEVTLELQDKSWLQVKEDGKTTFEGNLEKGERKTWTAKKQLTIRSGNAGAVLVTANKKEPKILGNIGTIKEVTFTPEVKSQ
- a CDS encoding alpha/beta hydrolase; its protein translation is MRRKKRKLIIQVLFKLLFWLGVVAAIAYCTICLYLYFQQPRFIFFPSSVIAKTPESFGLPYEEVWLPVPAKFGKVEHIHGWWIKANQLNPKVLLYLHGNGINIGANVAHAKRFHQLGFSVLLIDYRGYGRSEGSFPNEMRVYQDAATAWNYLVQQRQIPQKEIYIYGHSLGGAIAIDLAVKHPDAAGLIVENSFTSIQQLVTARNMFSVFPVNLILTQRFESIKKVPRLKMPVLFIHGTADSTIPPLESENLYAAAPAPKKLILVPGAEHNNTADVAGLQYLRWVQSFVEKVQALK